The DNA sequence CAATGCAAAGCTTCAGAACTACCTTCGCGATATGTTAGACGAGGGTGTGAAGGCACGCAAGACGGCGGTAGATCAGCAAATCAGGAGGTTACTCCTATCAAGAAGGAGACTATCCTGGAGATGCCCCACCACTCGCATCTGGTAGCAGTAGGGGAGGCCGTGGTCGTTCCCATTGCTCCTACCACAGAAAATAGGGCAGCTAGCAGTTCGCACTTTAGTGACCGCTAGGAGAAGGGTGCTGACAAAGTGGTTGGCACACGCCGAGGATGCCATGGTAAAAAAGACAAGGCGGTGGCGGTAGAGACGCCTAGGGCTGGCGAAGGCTCCGTGATACAACAAATAGCTTCAAATATCTCGCTAGGGAGGGCTAAAGTCATAACTAGCACCGCGAGGGATGGTGGATTAGAGAAGAGGTGACTCAACAATGATCCGGCAGAGGGCCCAGATCCTACTAAGGACATCCCACTTGCTCTCCTCCAGCAGAAGAGAGCAAGGAAGGATACTCTTGCGGTAACTGTTACTATCAGCGGGAAAACTCCTTCAGGCCTAGAATCATTTGCAAAGTATGCTCAGTTCTTGTCTGGCAATAATCATGAGTTGTTGTTTTATATTTGCGAGCGTCTCCAGTTTGGCCGCCTAGATGGGACACTACGCCCTACTCCCATGCAGGAATCCTCCTTCTGCATAGCTTTTGGGCACCTAGCTGCGagtttgaatgaaattttttttgcgGCGTCTAGGCCATCGCCCACTGAGCTCCTCTTGCAGAGTGAAGTTGACGCTCTTCGTCATGATCTGGCTAAGAAGAAGAGACAACTTGACTATGCCGACCGCGGATTGGTGAAGGTGGAGGTGGACTTGCTGGACGTTAGAGGCAAGCTAGACGTCGCCATTGCCCGGGACCTAGAGCATAATACTAAGGTGTCGAATTTAAACCGGGAGATGGCCTACTTGAAGGAGCAAATGGAGGCGAAGGCCAAGAGCATTGAGATAAATGAGCGCGAGGCCACCACTAAAGATGAAGAAATCAAGCAGCTTTAGGCCAAAGGTGCTTAGTTAGCAGAATCAGAAAGGAAAATGGTTGGTGCCGCCACAGTGCATGCCTTCAAGCGTGGATCCTCATGGCACCCAATCCGTCAATGATGAGACCGTGGAGCGTAACACTAAAGTGCCAACACAAACGCCAATAGTGATAGCCTCCGAGGCATCACGGATGCAATTTGTTGCTGCTCATACCCGCGCTGATAAGACTATGTATACACCAAGTCCCAATGAGCACGGTTAGCAGTTAGATGACACAAGTCGCTCCGTGGCGCAGTCTGGGCAAACTGGTGATGGAGCTGCCGAGAAGAACTGAATGATGTTGCTGCTGAGTTTTCCTTTTCTGTACTTGTACAATTTTGTGTCATGTAGTAACTAAGGAACTTTTGTAATTTTCTGTGGACAACTTTGGTTGGGGAGTCCCAACTTGACTTCAATTGACGTTTAAGTTGCTTTCGTGGAAATATGCTTTGTGATTTTTCCAAGTGTTGGATTGTCGTTAGCAATTACTTGTTAGCTTGTTTGCTATTAAACCGCTAGAGTTCTTGCATTGACCTTTTGTCTTTCattgaaacattaaaggaattaagattgttCTGATTGCACGTTGTTGGGGATGTGGTCTGTTGGACTTTGCTGGCATTGCCAGTTGATTATTTGTGCAAGCaagaacaatggtttgaataattcttcGTTTTGTTGATAGCTAACTGGTCAGCATTACAAAAGGATGAGAGTACCCGTAGGGTAGCTTCTCTTAGCTAAACATTACAAAaattagctaagtcaagatgcttaTAGGTTGGCAGTTAAACTACTTACAGTAATAcagaaggtgttcggtattccaggGATGGGTGCATATGaagctataattttttttttaagtagaaAGTGCCAAGACTGACGACTTCTACTattttgtatgggccttccAAAGAAGGGCGAAGGGCGGTTGGCGGAGGAAGTACTTctttcatgacccagtcccccagtttgAGGTTTCTggctttgaccctggcattGTAGAAACGTGACACtcattgcttgttttgcaagttgcgCAAGGATGCCTTGTGGCATTTCTCCTCGAACAAGTCTTTGTCAAGGaagatgccgtcagtgttggttcTGGTGTCGTAGCCTTCAATCCTGGTGGTTGGTTGTGTGACCTCAATTGGGAGGATAGCCTCTGTGCCAAACATCTTGTAAAATAGGGTCTCGCCGTTGGAAGTTGGCGTTGTTCTGATGGTCCATAAGACTTCTAGGAGGTTTTTTGCCCATAAGCCCATGGCGTCGTTAGGTTTCTTCTTGAGCAGTTTATTGATGATCTTGTTGACTGCCTCAACTTGGCCATTGGTTTGGGGGTGCGCCACAGATGCAAGACGCGTTTTGGTGCCCAGCTTGGAGGTGAAGTCAAGGACATATTTGTTGTTGAACTATGCCCCATTATCAGTGATAATGGTGTGGGATACCCCATAAAGGCAGTAGATATTTTTCCAGAGGAAGTGTGTTACCTTGGCGTTGGTAATTGTCGTTAGGGGTTCAACTTCAATCCACTTGCTATTATAGTTGATGgtgacaatgatgtacttgaattgAAACTTAGCAATTAGAAGTTTTCCGACAAGGTCGAGGCCACAAGTGGAGTGGATCCAAGGGCCAATGATGATTGATAGGGGTTCTGCCGGTGCATGTGGGAGGTCTGTATACTATTGACATTTGTGGCTTGACCTAGAGGTTTCCTTAGCGTCATTGCCCAATGAGGGCCAAAAGTAGCCCTAGCGCATAATGTGGTTTGCCAgtgatctggcgcctgaatgattaCTGCATTCCCCTGCATGGATTCTTGCTAACACCGCGTTGCCTTCTTCTGGCGTTAAACATCTCAGATttgggtgagtgaatccctggcaGTATAACTTGccattttggatgttgtagcAGGTTGCCCTCCGAATGAGCTGGTGAGCTTCTACCTTGTCGGCTGGCACTATGCCGCTGCGTTTGTACTCTAATATCTCATCCATCCAAATGAGGTTAAGCTCGAAATTTTCAACCAAGGTTATGGTGATACTCGGGTTATCGagacattccacccttgtgtccacTAGACTTTGATGAGGTTGAGCAGTTGCTAGCCTCGCCAGAGAATTAACCTTGGTGTTCTTTTCTCTGGGGATCTGTATGATGGATTGGAACTTGAATTTGCGAAGGAGGGTTCTTACATATCCCAAATATGTCATTAATTGTCTGTCTTTAACATGAAATATGTCATTGACCTTGTTAACGACGAGTTGGGAGTCattgaatatgttgacactatcgGCGCCAGAGTCTATGGCGAGGATTAGGCCGGCAAGGAGTGCCTCGTTTTAGCCACGTTGTTTAAaactttgaaattgaattttagGGCATATTCCACGTTGAGTCCCCCTGGTCGTGTTAGGATTATTCCAACACCACAAGCCTTAGCCCAAGCCGAGCTGTCAACGTGGAGGCTCCACTTTGATGGTTGGTACGTGGCTGCAGGGACATTGTTGGACTTAGTATTTGATTCTTCTTTAGATATGTTGTCGAGTCTAATCTACTTGATCACTTCATAAACTCGATTATTGTGAATTGTGATGTAATCTTCTCAAGTCCAACTGTTATTTGTATTCAATTTGAATAAGTATCGCCACCCAATAGCTCCATATCCATAGTGCACAGACCACGGTAAGAATTACATGGGCCCAGTATaaggtaaaagtgaaaaggAGAAGGTACGTGAATGACAAAATTTGAGTCCCCATAAGCATAGTTGATGATTGGACATGGAAATTATCTTGtgaatttcttttggttgtCCGAGTGTTTCATCGtagtgattttgattttgaaaatgaAATCGTTACAGTGTGAGACCTTTTATATGTCCAATTGTCGTAATGATTAATGCATGGTGTTGATTGTTGCTCTTGTGTCAAACTTGGAATGTGATTACCTGTGTGACATGTTGATAGGAGTGTCACCATCAATCATGTTGATACGGTGCATGGGGTCAATGTTGGCAACAACTGGTGCTAGTTGGCAGACTTTGAATTGTTCCAACTTTCCATCGTGATAGAGGGTCTCTATCGTCATCTTCAAAGTGTTGCAGCTTTAGTGTTATGACCACTATCCTCCTGGTATTTGCACTACTTGtcggtgtttcttggttttcctaTTCTAGGGAACTTTCTTGGAGGTGGCGGAGGAATTTGGTCCTTACATTGGTCATAGATTTCTTCATAAGAAGCTGTGAGGactgtgaacactgcatacctcTGGGAAGCTACCGCCTGCTTGTTGTTACAGTGGTCATTATGGAAAACACGGTTTCCCTTGTTGTGATACTATTGGTCTTCTGCTGCTTGTCTTGGTAATTACACAATTGACATTCTCTTTTCTTGTCATTACACTATGTAGCGGTGGCAGAGGCATTACTAGTGTTTCCTTGTTGGGAGGATAAAGGTTGAGTTGTTTTGGTAGGAGTTTGTGGTGGTGGCGGCGTGGCGCCATATGTGTTGAATTATGCATGTGCATGGAGAACCCCCTCATGCATAACATGGTCATAGGTAGTGCTTGGGCAGTTGTAATTAAGATGGTAAAGGAATTGTCCTTTTGTGAGCCCTTGCTTGAAAGATGCCAGCACCATCATTTTGTCGAGGTCTCGACACCGAGATGCAAAAGTTCTccatcttgtcacaaatgccttTAGCGACTCATCAGCTCTCTGCTCTCTGCTTGACGCTGAACAACTAGCTTGTGTTGTGATCAATGTTCTAAAACTTGGCCGCTCAAGTCTCCTAAGCGGTGCCTCTCTGCCTCAACTAATAAAGAATCCGTGACTCTGAGAGTCTGGCCTTTAGGCGGGTGCCCAGGCGGATTAGGCAGCTAGGACCTAGGCGGGCTCCTAGGCAGCCTAGGTAGATTAGGCACCTAGGAAGTAGGCACTACGCTTGggagttttttattattattattatttatttatttttgtatttttgtgtGCTTATTGCTTAACATTCTCTCCCTATTTTGATTCTTGAGGactcttttgaaatttgaatattccagatgcaattttattactctttaagtcttatatatttttaattatataaaaaaaagctataaaaataaaaattaaattaaaaaatacaaaactgcCTGGGCGCTAGTTCCTTGGCCACCGCCCGACTAATGCCTAGCTATTTTTCAAACCTTGGTTGTGATACCCTTCCACCATGAGGATAAATTGTGACAAGAAGGCGTTTGAAAACACTAAGAATGAATCGATGGATCCTGGCaggcactcgaagaaccaacACATGGCCTCATTGTCTAATGTCTCACTGAACAAATGACATAAAGTTAGGTCATCAAAGCCTTTGTTATTGGTCACTTTCTTGAACGTCTCCATGTGAACAAATGGATCCATCTGACTGCTGTACTAAGCTATCTTTGGTGTTTTTACATATGCTGGCCCTACGGCCTGCAGGATTCTGGCGGTGAATGGGCCCGATCATTTAGCGAAGAGTGGATTTGGGGCTAGCGCCGGGGTGCCTATTTCTGCTCTAAGAAATCTCTCCTCCAATTGTTGTACCCTTTCCAAGATTAGGGCAGTGGTGTCAGCGGTAAGCCTTGCCTGAGAGTGACTTGGAATTTGACGCTGCCGCTCCCAAGGGTTGGCGGAATTGCAGTTATTCTTGCTCAACCTGTGTTGAAGTTGGCGAGCGGTTGTGACTCCGCTTCTTGCTCCTGCACTGGCTGTGGCGACGCTCATCTATATTATTGGCATTAATCTTACCCTTACCCCGGCGTTTAAGCTGAGTCCTACACTTTGCTGTAGGCCCAGTGAAATTCCGAACATCACTTTTGGACGGGATAATTTTTCGCGACATCTGTTTGGCTTTGACTTTTGAAAATAGCTTGGGTTGTCATTCACCCTTCTCTTCTCACCCTTCCTCTcattcctgtgcatatcagtctgCTTGCATGGACCAAAACGCCCAGTTTGGGACCTTTGATCAAAATGtcttcttcataaaagttgttcatctTTATCTCTTCTATCTAAGTTAAAAATTTCAGCCCTACTGGAATCTTTTTGGGACCTGTTCACCAATCGAAGTGGGAGCTGCTCAAAaacgaatctgctccgaatttctgCTTGTATTCCTCCTCTTTCTCTACCCGAATCCCCTAAATCTTGTTTGAGATTGATTCTAATAATTGGTAAGTTTATTGTACCATAAAGTTCCTATCTCTTTCCTCAATATTTAGGCTCAATACGTTTAGACACAACTTTCCTACTGATTGAGAAATTTCTGTTTCACTTTGCCTGTCCGAGATCTAGTAAACTTCTTGGCATGCAACTGGGCTTGATCAAATAGAATTTCCTCACCTCTCTTTCCGGTTGAAGCCCTCAGGAAAACTCACCTTTTTGGTTGGTCTGTGGTGAGTATCATGATTCCTTGTGTGTttaatttggttgttgttacaAATCCTTGCAGATTACAAACTTGTCGCTACTGTTGTTGGTATCTCGTTGCTTTAACCTTGATTTCTCATTCATTCTAATGTCTAGGAAATTTTAGTAGGTCATTGCTATACCATGAGTATTAAAATCATATTTGGTTCAAaggtttatttgttatttatagCTGTCCAAACATCATGTTTCAATACATCATATCATTGAGCTACAACACCTGCCCATATAGTATCAGAAAGTGACTCGAGTTTTTGGTCTTTAGAAGCATTAGACATATCCATTAAGTGTCTTGGGTTCTCTTTGACTAACCATATTGGGTACCAAAAGAACTttgaacaaaagaacaaatttaTGCAGTTTTTCAGTTTTTAGTACATTTTGACCCAGCTGCATTTCTTTCAAAACTGGTGCTAAACCGCTGGGTATTTGGGATCAGTTTCTTCTAGAGAAAGATAGTAGACACAAAAATGAAAGTTTCAAAATTTGAATAACTCCAAAAGAATTTTTCTAAAATAAGTTATGGAATTTTGAAATATGTGTACAGAAACTTAAATTTCTGGAAAAAATctgcacattgttttactttAGCCTTTAAGTCTTTTACTCTATGAATGGCTTAAGTTGCAATTCAATAACCATTTCAATCTTACTAAGTTGGTTGTTAAACCatccttctttcaaaaaaattcTCAAGAATTTACCTCTAGTATTTTGAACAACTTTCCTTGACCTTTGACAATTCCTTTTAGGCAATGTTTTTAGCATTTAGCAACTTGTCTTTTAAAAGTATTCTTACCACTTTTTTCTAACAACAAACTCCTTCTTGGAACCCAAATGGTCTGGTCATTAGCTGGTGGATTAGATTAGAGGAGGGGTTTTCTTTGGAGAGTATTGAGAATAAATTGTTAGCCTTGTTTATCGTTGTTTGTGTCGCTTATTTGATCTAAGCTCGGCATCTTGGTAGGATCTTGTGAGGTtggtggttgctacaaggttgcattgaggcCAAGTACTGTAAGAGAAAGCTCAGATTCCAGGTAAgggatgcctttaactctatctatgTTTTTCTCGTATATACTACGTTTTATATGAGAcctcttgcatgttttggaaattatttgtttttatacTTGAAATGGTTTGCGTGGTTGGAATGCGGTGTTGGAaattgatggggatgtaaggagaTGGTTTGACCCTCCTTGGGGATTGGATCTCCCAAACCACCGATGGTGGGCAGCGTGCACCGTCCCCGGCTATTGTATGTTGTGTAGGGCACTGGTACATCCTGGTAATGTATGATGGGCACCTACAATGAGTCATGCGTCTATGCTATCCTTGTTATTGATTTTTCCCtttgtctctagccttgtgaTAATGATTGAATTCCGgaaagtgattggctagattGACTGTTATGATCGATGGAAGTTGTGGAAGGAGATTAATTACCGTGGATTTCTATTGACCTGGTGACTATCACGTGGGATTGTAAACCGGTTTTATCTACTACCTTTATGTCAAAAAATAACTTATGTTTTCAAACTTAGATATGAGGGCGGGCATGGGAAATGACTGGATGTAGGAGcctaacccctactttagtttgttttgcaggttgttgCTGTCGAAGCTTGGGTACGGAGGATTATATTTGGAGGCCACAAATTGTTTTATCTAaagtttatttttctctttatttgacATATTTGATCTcattaaatttttataaaaacatttatagatgatgtgtgtgattgcttaccaccaaagtAGAACCTCAGGGTTAGAAGGACTGCTTGAATTTAGGTCATAGTGGACTAGACTTAGAAGACTCAcataaattttcatttaatGAACCTATTGTAAACTTAATTGGGCTAAAACTAAAAATGATGTAGGTTTCAAACTCAATACAACACGCCTTCCTTTCTCTTCCTTGCCTAGTTCGTAACCTTGTAGTTACGATCCAAACCCACTAATGCAATCCTACAAATGTTGGGCTTTTAGATTTCTTGTGTTTCAACCtaaaggccttgtctctttaaggaattctaggcccaaagCACTTTCTCCCTAAGTGTCGCGGGTCTAGAGTTCCTTGGGGAGGTGGCACTGTGGTAGTTCGGTCTTCGGGGTGCCACAGaaaacttggtatcagagccaatgGTTCGAATGGACCTTGAACTTAAACCTTTTCATTGTGTGAAGTTTTATAGATTGCCTTTAATCCTTGTTATCAACCATACAAAAAGTGTTTTGAAAAATATGTTTTtcagatttgaaagaaaaaatgtcTGACTCCTCCGGCACCGACAGCACAGCGGAATCCTATGTGTGAGGGTCCTTTTTGAATTAAACAGTGACTAGGCCAAAATCAACCCAATAATCTGATTATTGGGATTACTTTGTGCAAGATTTAGATAATGAATAGGGCTTGACAGTATGAAgtatggtgtgggagctagaaacacaCTGCGGTGAGAGAATTTGGGGGTTTTCTGGATTTGGGTTTTTGGAAGATGGGTTTGAAGGAGGTTTTGGGAGAAAATGGCTAagacactatgccaaaaaggccttcagacgacagaactgttctgtcgtctgaatgaacaaaaatatgtcgtctagtacggtgtcgtctgttgggggcatcagacgacagaagtgttatgtcgtctgaaaaatcagacgacataaaaaaataaaagtcttgtgttgtctgatgagttttgcattttgggaacattgtgatctgtatctttaaaagcattcaaacaacagttttgtattgtctgataaacaaaacaaccacagtattttttaaatactattgtgtgaagcatatttgcaagacttatttgtgtggtctgaatgcccttaaatcagaaatatgaaaactcgtatgtagtgtcttctctcatacaacaacaattaaaggttgtgctaatttactttaaacgataattatatgtggtcgtaaagagcatcagaggacaattaagtgtcgttctagggtaggtttgtatgacatttaagtgttgtatgaaaggttttgaaattatacatatgtgatgttgggaaatggtttagacaatagatatcatattctttctgttatgtcagtaTCATTACGACGACAATTTACTGTCGTTTGAGATTATTTagacgacaaatatttgtggtctgaatataaaaaggaccactaatagtacgtgttttatattgtctgtaatcacgtccaatcacacttatttgttgttattgtACACTTTTGCCAATACTTtcatctaacttatgttgttgttttgccttttatactacaattttatgttgtcccaatgccaaaaagtcaatagacttctaattgatttttgtgttgtttttgtgcagctgcaaccacacgttttggtgtgcttttgttgtagcttgcaatttgagataacacatattactagtcccctgttacaattggtatgcatgcattctggaaattaaaattgcccattcatgaaaccataatatccacatccaaaatcattcattgtaattttcatgaatccaccattgtctcatgtacacaaacctattCATGAGCATAAGTTCAAAATGGCCCATATCTATTAATCTAGGCagccaacaaaatatatgcatgaatCAAGCTTTCATACCCTGAGTTATAGGGCACCCAAAAAATCTGACTAGGCTTCCCTCTTTAATAAGAAGCTGACAAAGAACGAGCTCGTTTAGTCGGATTTCCATAGCCAATGACACCAGTCTGAGCAGGGTCTACGAAGTCAATTATGTCAAGCATATTCGATTTGTTCAACACTTGATAAAGGAAGCTGTAAAACCACAAGTCCCAAAATATCATTACAACAGTATTGAATATCACACAATGTACAACATAACTAAAATTGCAAAAGTAAACAGAGATGTGCCAATTTTCCCATTATGTAACCATTCATTTAAATATATAGAAGGTTACATTAGAACTTAGAATGCAAGTCAGGTGTACAACTATGCACCTTGTTCCTTGACAAAATTGATGATAATAGTGGCAACCAATAACTAAGTAGCAAAACAAGCAGAACCAAGAATATTTATCAGAATAAGACCCCAAAAGAAAGAAGTCGTGATTCGACAGAGAGAGCAAAAGATCACATTTTGATAGATTTAAGGAACTGACAAACTTAGGTTATTTAATTTGGATTGTAGAGCAAAAGAGTTTGGATCATTTTCATAAAAATTGAGACATTGGAGAGCATGACAAATGCTCAAAAATAGGTAAgtttataataaataaaacaagaagGTGGCTACACTCACAAAGTGGTTGCCTTCATTTACAAAGATATCCTCCATGTGAATGAGCGATCTCCACTGACTTGAGAGATCAGATTCAAGTTTTGAAGTGTTGTTTGCATACTGTGGTCCCTTAGTATCACTCTCCTTTCACCTGAAACAATGACACGTAGATAAAAAGAACTAAGGTCACCAAACCATATGTAGATATCAAACCGTGATGGGCACCGAGAATTCGACTCTCACAATAGCACCATGCCTTAATCAGTATGATACTACGTTTAAAGAGATGATGTTTGCCAATGAGGCGATCAACCTGTATGGTAACAGCACCAGGAAGATGatcaagaataaaaaaaaaatccaaaatcacaAACGAGCAAAGAGCACCAAAGTCCAATATTTTTACTTGCTATAAtagacttgaaaaaaaaaattaataataataataattgcatCTGATAAACCAGAGCTTCCTCGGAAAGCATCCTTTACATGAACCCAATCATATGTAGCAAAACTGGACTAATAAAACTCAGCTTTAGTGGAAGACTACCTGCTCAAGAAAGCATAACGTACATAGCCCTCCTAACTGATTGAAGGATATATCAACCACAATATTTTGCACAAGGCACTTTACAAGCTTAACCTGCCACCAGAAAACACAACAATCTTTACTGAGGACAACTAAAATTAAGTGAATCTGAATAGAAACAAACAATAATCTCATAAACACACGTGCATTTCCTAAAGGTTTTTAGGAAAAGCAAATTAAAGGACATACTAGCGGTGAAACAGAAATTTTTTATGGACATGATGGTGCTACTGTAACGCCCCGAAAGGGTTGACGTCACAGTGCTGTGAATCTTACGTACGAAGCTTAAGTATTGACAAAGTAATACTCAAACTTTTTAAGATGCGCAAGGCTAAAGATAACGAAAATAATCAAGTAAAGTTTGATGACTaactaagttttttttcttttttcttttgggcagCTGCAAAATTCGATATTTGGAATCAATGTATCTCAACCTTTGGTGATGAAAAAACTACATAAATTCAAGTGAAATATATGTTAAATAAACTCGAGATAGTCAAACTAAATAGAATACAAAGAGGTTTGAAATCTGAGGCTTCAGACTACAATTGGTGGAAAAATTTCAAGCAATGACAACAGCAATTAGGATTTATCCAACTGAAGTAACAAGCTCAGCAAGAGTAGACAGAAACTTAAAAATAGGAAATAGAAGGATACATATGCATAATGGGGTACCGACTTTCCTAAAAACCGATGATCGTTCTTAATGCCAATTACTTACTTGCCAATGTAAGTACACAAATAGCCAGCAAGAAGTAGTAAGAGTGGCCGTTTACGCCATACCACCTAGGAGTGACGCCACACCTCAAAGGATGTTAGACATCTTCCAGTTCGTAtagcccctccggaggtttaggggatcgaaacCCAAGGTAGTTGTTTTGCTCCCTTCACTCTCAGGTCACCACTTAACAACAATGCAATGTGTATGCATAAAAGAATAGAAATCTTTTCGAGAAAAGCTCTAACTAGTGAAGACCCCCTACCTGGAATCCTTGATGTGCAACTCCCAGCAAGTACCAAAGGACCAATCTTCAGTCCACTTGAGCCCTTGATCCTATTATGAACATGTAAACCATCATCGGTCTCAATGTTCTTTCTCCCTTAAGATGAAGCCACACGTTTATAGAATTATTTTAAAAAGAAGACACTGATCAGAATGCACTAATTAGAATACACGGAAAACAGAGCTTTGTAGTTACTTTTGAACATGGATATAATCTTTCTAACTGAAATTTAAGACTCAAGGAATGCTTTGCATGTTTAGTCCAATGTACTAAAG is a window from the Rosa chinensis cultivar Old Blush chromosome 2, RchiOBHm-V2, whole genome shotgun sequence genome containing:
- the LOC112190272 gene encoding uncharacterized protein LOC112190272; the protein is MAAEFMVKDMQLIRAKVKLVKCLVQNIVVDISFNQLGGLCTLCFLEQVDRLIGKHHLFKRSIILIKAWCYCERRVILRDHSMQTTLQNLNLISQVSGDRSFTWRISL